The following proteins are co-located in the Chryseobacterium daecheongense genome:
- a CDS encoding TonB-dependent receptor has product MRNLKCSLTVAVIFFATTVDAQELTMKVSFSAPAGKPLINTLEEFADKTRMRLVYSKADINDLKVREVKCDNLPVNDCLKNITDNLPVAVRQRGELISVKYQGLNTSISSARGNGRLTGKIVDEVGNPIVKAEVSVAGKTAVTDNNGDFSISIPAGVYTLSVKASGFSSLRVEKLQISNDDINTVSFAMKHISSDKEMNIKEVVLTGTRKADTQAGLLAQQKKAAQMSDGISAEQISKTPDNDVGGTLKRVTGVTTIDNKYVVVRSMGERWNTAAMDGINLPSTEAYNQNFSFDIIPTAMVESVVISKTATPDMNASFAGGYVEVRTKDIPNENFTTVNLGTSYNDVSTFKEFLSKKRGKYDYWGYDDGTRDFPKGLEAMDWNNPLFFEQSKRFTNDNFTNYATKADLNSNMQIALGRNYRLKNNNKWGFAAAITTRNEQNKLDIENTARGGWLDNVGGVNNNWEQLGIAPVNTFNFRNQGASYSYNSTIGAMLNLGLQLGKNRISFRNSYTHIYDQTLTRITGWNEYTGGNGDASDAYNYFYHGIVPPNTDLKFLDKPITETTDYPVYQTLLQNKLEGNHKIGNKEISWFAARTGVTSDTKDYTQYQTNYNFIGNEILSYNQIYNSGNNFARGYIANKETDYNYGVAFKWSMDAGNFKNDIKVGYAGASKSNTNQQQKFFLRVDENRDVPNSEKNMLIMYGALSGWFDGSHYVPGGIGWQTKALYKNDKYEGKVSQHAPFIMFDNRWKNKLRLVWGVRAEYFKYDLISQQQDPNDPKSVTKEPIEEKPWQWMPSANFTYSPSNSINVRLAYNRSVIRPQFNERTGLPYFDPVANGLIYNTEMTSAVINNYDFKFEWFPGLGEIISAGLYYKNIDRPIEREGYISSEGNLFLYNGNSKNAKLKGFEVEVRKSLGFIRPESFLKDLFISGNFTYNDTKVIAFKDRYKTQDTDDTYEVDRPLYGQTPYAYNLGLLYNGDRLGLSFLYNAKGDQYVTVGYAYIGEEIQRPYAVADAQISYKLLKDKNLEIKLNVRNLFNRVREYYNNFNSYSVSKGNGSSFDTQRESLGLLPGATDKYDKGIDKILFRAYNGRQFGLSVSYSF; this is encoded by the coding sequence ATGAGAAATTTGAAATGCAGTCTTACGGTAGCGGTGATCTTTTTTGCCACGACAGTAGACGCGCAGGAGTTAACGATGAAAGTGTCCTTTTCTGCCCCGGCCGGAAAGCCTTTGATCAATACATTGGAAGAATTTGCAGATAAAACAAGAATGCGTCTGGTCTATTCAAAAGCTGATATAAATGATCTTAAAGTGAGAGAGGTAAAATGTGATAACCTTCCTGTGAACGATTGCCTGAAAAATATTACAGACAATCTACCTGTAGCAGTACGCCAGAGGGGAGAACTGATCTCAGTAAAATATCAGGGCCTGAATACTTCCATATCCTCTGCCCGGGGAAACGGAAGGCTTACAGGAAAAATTGTAGATGAGGTAGGAAATCCCATTGTAAAAGCAGAAGTAAGTGTAGCAGGTAAAACGGCAGTAACGGATAACAACGGGGATTTTAGTATCAGCATTCCTGCCGGAGTTTATACCCTAAGTGTAAAGGCTTCGGGATTCAGCTCATTAAGGGTGGAGAAACTGCAAATCAGTAATGACGATATCAATACTGTTTCTTTTGCCATGAAGCATATTTCTTCCGATAAAGAAATGAATATTAAGGAAGTGGTGCTTACAGGAACACGCAAAGCGGATACCCAGGCAGGACTTCTGGCTCAGCAAAAGAAAGCCGCACAGATGAGTGACGGGATTTCTGCTGAACAGATTTCAAAAACACCGGACAATGATGTAGGAGGAACATTAAAAAGAGTAACCGGGGTAACCACGATAGATAATAAATATGTAGTGGTCCGCTCCATGGGGGAGCGTTGGAATACCGCTGCCATGGATGGAATCAATTTGCCTAGTACAGAAGCTTATAACCAGAATTTTTCATTTGATATCATCCCCACGGCCATGGTGGAAAGCGTGGTGATCAGCAAGACGGCTACACCGGATATGAATGCAAGTTTTGCCGGAGGATATGTGGAGGTGAGAACGAAAGATATTCCGAACGAAAATTTTACCACGGTAAATCTGGGAACTTCATATAATGACGTCTCTACGTTCAAAGAGTTTTTATCAAAGAAAAGAGGAAAATATGATTATTGGGGATATGATGATGGAACCAGGGATTTCCCTAAAGGTTTGGAAGCCATGGATTGGAATAATCCCTTGTTTTTTGAACAATCCAAAAGGTTTACCAATGATAATTTTACCAATTATGCTACCAAAGCAGATCTGAATTCCAATATGCAGATTGCTTTGGGAAGAAATTACAGACTGAAAAATAATAATAAATGGGGATTTGCTGCTGCGATTACCACCAGAAATGAACAGAATAAACTGGATATTGAAAATACAGCCAGAGGTGGCTGGCTGGATAATGTAGGCGGAGTGAATAATAACTGGGAACAATTGGGAATAGCACCGGTCAATACCTTTAATTTCAGGAATCAAGGTGCCTCGTACAGCTATAACTCCACTATCGGTGCCATGTTGAATCTGGGATTACAGCTTGGGAAAAACAGGATTTCATTCCGCAACTCCTATACCCATATTTATGACCAGACTCTGACAAGGATTACGGGATGGAATGAATATACAGGCGGAAACGGGGATGCCTCGGATGCTTACAACTATTTTTACCATGGGATCGTTCCTCCCAACACAGACCTTAAATTTTTAGATAAGCCTATAACAGAAACTACGGATTATCCGGTTTATCAGACTTTATTGCAGAACAAGCTGGAGGGGAACCATAAAATAGGAAATAAAGAAATCAGCTGGTTTGCAGCAAGAACTGGTGTCACTTCAGATACAAAAGATTATACACAGTATCAGACCAATTATAACTTTATCGGCAACGAAATTTTGAGTTATAACCAGATCTATAATTCCGGGAATAATTTCGCCAGGGGATATATTGCAAATAAAGAAACGGATTATAATTATGGAGTTGCCTTTAAATGGAGTATGGATGCCGGAAATTTTAAAAATGATATTAAGGTGGGGTATGCAGGGGCCTCAAAAAGCAATACCAACCAGCAACAGAAGTTTTTCCTGAGGGTAGATGAAAACCGCGATGTTCCGAATAGTGAAAAGAATATGCTGATCATGTATGGAGCACTTTCAGGATGGTTTGACGGATCTCATTATGTACCCGGAGGAATCGGGTGGCAAACCAAAGCATTGTATAAAAATGATAAATATGAAGGGAAAGTTTCCCAGCACGCACCTTTCATCATGTTTGATAACCGTTGGAAAAATAAGCTGAGGCTGGTATGGGGAGTACGGGCAGAATATTTTAAGTATGATCTTATTTCTCAGCAACAGGATCCGAATGATCCTAAAAGCGTTACCAAAGAACCGATTGAAGAAAAGCCATGGCAGTGGATGCCATCAGCCAATTTTACGTACAGTCCTTCCAACAGTATCAATGTAAGGCTGGCTTATAACAGGTCTGTCATTCGTCCTCAGTTTAATGAAAGAACAGGGTTGCCTTATTTTGATCCTGTGGCGAACGGGCTTATTTACAATACCGAAATGACATCAGCAGTCATTAATAATTACGATTTTAAGTTTGAATGGTTTCCGGGTCTTGGAGAAATTATTTCTGCAGGTTTATATTATAAAAATATCGACAGACCGATAGAGCGTGAAGGTTATATTTCGAGTGAGGGAAACCTCTTCCTTTACAACGGAAACTCTAAAAATGCAAAGCTGAAAGGATTTGAAGTAGAGGTAAGAAAGAGCCTTGGCTTTATCAGACCCGAAAGCTTCCTGAAAGATCTTTTTATCAGCGGAAATTTCACGTATAACGATACTAAGGTTATAGCTTTTAAAGACCGGTATAAAACTCAGGATACCGATGACACTTATGAAGTAGATCGTCCCCTTTACGGGCAGACACCGTATGCCTATAATCTGGGGCTGCTGTACAATGGAGATCGTTTAGGACTTAGTTTCCTGTACAATGCTAAAGGAGATCAGTACGTTACAGTGGGCTATGCTTACATTGGAGAAGAGATCCAGCGTCCTTATGCCGTAGCGGATGCACAGATTTCCTATAAGCTATTGAAAGATAAGAACCTGGAAATCAAATTGAATGTCAGAAACCTGTTCAACAGAGTAAGGGAGTATTATAATAATTTCAATTCTTACTCAGTATCCAAAGGAAACGGAAGTTCTTTTGATACCCAGAGAGAATCTTTAGGACTTTTACCGGGAGCAACGGATAAATATGATAAAGGAATTGATAAAATATTATTCCGGGCTTACAATGGTAGACAGTTCGGTTTATCAGTAAGTTATAGTTTTTAA
- a CDS encoding T9SS type A sorting domain-containing protein: protein MKKVILLSVLVLSKLVSAQYPVWTNSFNSTSDMQGWSFHDLNGNGNGWVQGPNIYHNGTSLAYGGAGSLRYSISNVPSGNVAGFATENDWAISPEIDLTSSSGTITLAAYIGRQRTTHQVVKRYLYIYVSTAQKPVPELSDFQALAVDANGNNVPSPYVIAAGGTANPFPSDLNQFVESLVNLSAFAGKKIYIGLWSNRYAADDTNVQNININEMAIYTSVLKTQDVKKAKDLTMVMQNPVSSSLMLKLNPALKENSVTVTVFNMAGQSVLTTQYRREINVTTLSSGSYIAVVSDGVLSEKVKFIKK, encoded by the coding sequence ATGAAAAAAGTAATTTTACTATCTGTTTTGGTTTTATCAAAATTAGTGTCTGCACAATATCCTGTATGGACTAATTCTTTTAATTCAACAAGTGATATGCAGGGATGGTCTTTCCATGATCTGAACGGAAACGGAAATGGATGGGTACAGGGACCGAACATCTACCATAACGGTACTTCTTTGGCTTATGGAGGGGCTGGTTCTCTTCGTTACTCAATCAGTAATGTTCCTTCCGGAAATGTGGCCGGTTTCGCTACAGAAAATGACTGGGCTATTTCTCCGGAGATTGACCTCACTTCATCTTCAGGAACGATTACATTAGCAGCATACATAGGACGTCAGAGAACAACACATCAGGTGGTAAAGAGATATCTGTACATCTATGTGAGTACTGCACAAAAGCCTGTCCCTGAATTATCGGATTTTCAGGCATTGGCAGTAGATGCAAACGGCAATAATGTTCCCAGCCCATATGTAATTGCAGCAGGAGGAACTGCTAATCCTTTCCCGTCGGACCTCAATCAGTTTGTTGAAAGCCTTGTTAATCTCTCTGCTTTTGCAGGAAAAAAAATCTACATCGGATTATGGTCGAACAGATATGCGGCTGATGATACCAATGTACAGAATATCAACATCAACGAAATGGCGATCTATACTTCAGTTCTAAAAACACAGGATGTAAAAAAAGCAAAAGATCTTACTATGGTGATGCAGAATCCCGTATCCTCATCACTGATGTTAAAACTTAATCCAGCCCTGAAAGAAAACAGTGTTACTGTGACTGTTTTCAATATGGCCGGACAATCTGTTCTTACTACGCAGTACCGTAGAGAAATTAATGTTACGACTTTATCTTCCGGAAGCTATATCGCCGTGGTTTCGGATGGAGTGCTTTCTGAGAAAGTGAAATTTATCAAAAAATAA
- a CDS encoding S41 family peptidase, with protein sequence MHKFLKSYLLVLLFLSSAVIVSCRSEEESVPDFPDGSVESVNVWVHENMKRYYFWEDQMPAKPDYHLPVKKFFASLLSQNDRFSSIVNTEDASTYLRTVRNMYGFDYAVLQLANGQITAVIKLVLQDSPAQNAGLKRGMIIKKINGSEITASNAESLLNSIPDNTTLDLSVGNWDNGNVIDEKDIKVYYGFSLSQPVISKIFEQNGKKTGYLYIYDFPDGMSHSLNQKFAEFKANGVQDLIVDLRYNYGGSVASAAALCAMIPSGITGNSPFITYKGNKNGGEVKKTFAEQIAYDPAALNFTTLHANNLQLTKVYILTSGSTASASEIVINNLKPYMQVIQMGGKTLGKDMAGFAITDDRKPKKISWQLHPVIYKVYNANGQGEYSNGISPQFPVDEYASLPLKSLGQADETLLQSALGKVSSKSAYFETLTHQVKIITESEKPLSMGKH encoded by the coding sequence ATGCATAAATTTTTAAAATCCTACCTACTTGTTTTATTATTTTTAAGCTCAGCAGTTATCGTTTCCTGCCGTTCCGAGGAAGAATCTGTTCCTGATTTTCCCGACGGAAGCGTAGAGTCTGTCAATGTCTGGGTTCATGAAAACATGAAACGTTATTATTTCTGGGAGGATCAGATGCCTGCAAAACCGGATTATCATCTTCCTGTAAAAAAATTTTTTGCAAGCCTCCTATCTCAGAATGACCGTTTTTCAAGCATTGTAAATACGGAAGATGCTTCTACTTACCTGCGGACGGTCCGCAACATGTATGGCTTTGATTATGCAGTATTGCAGCTTGCTAACGGTCAGATAACGGCTGTGATAAAATTGGTATTACAGGATTCTCCGGCTCAGAATGCAGGCCTGAAACGAGGGATGATCATTAAGAAGATCAATGGAAGTGAGATTACGGCATCGAATGCGGAAAGTCTTTTAAATTCTATTCCGGACAATACTACGCTGGACCTGAGCGTAGGTAATTGGGACAACGGAAACGTAATTGATGAAAAAGATATAAAAGTGTACTATGGATTTTCGCTCAGCCAGCCTGTTATATCTAAAATTTTTGAACAAAACGGAAAAAAGACAGGGTATTTATACATCTATGATTTTCCGGATGGCATGTCTCACAGTCTCAATCAGAAGTTTGCAGAATTTAAAGCTAACGGTGTACAGGATCTTATCGTGGACCTCAGGTATAATTATGGAGGATCAGTAGCTTCTGCGGCCGCATTATGTGCAATGATCCCTTCCGGAATAACGGGCAATTCTCCTTTTATAACCTATAAAGGAAATAAAAATGGGGGGGAGGTGAAAAAAACATTTGCCGAACAAATTGCCTATGACCCTGCCGCTCTGAATTTCACAACACTCCATGCCAATAATCTGCAGTTGACCAAAGTATATATACTTACCTCGGGAAGTACGGCCTCAGCCTCGGAAATCGTTATCAATAATCTAAAACCTTATATGCAGGTGATACAGATGGGAGGGAAAACGCTAGGAAAAGATATGGCTGGATTTGCTATTACGGATGATCGGAAACCTAAAAAGATTTCCTGGCAGCTTCACCCGGTCATCTATAAAGTATATAATGCTAACGGACAGGGAGAATACAGCAATGGAATTTCACCGCAGTTTCCTGTAGATGAATATGCATCTTTGCCTCTGAAGTCTTTAGGGCAGGCTGATGAAACCTTATTGCAATCGGCTTTAGGCAAGGTGTCGTCTAAATCCGCTTATTTCGAAACTTTAACGCATCAGGTAAAAATAATTACAGAAAGTGAAAAGCCTTTATCTATGGGTAAACACTAA
- a CDS encoding response regulator yields the protein MILIVDDNQNNIYSLKKLLESKDFQVDTANSGEEALGKALKNDYALIILDVQMPGMDGFEVAEIFAGYSKTKEIPIIFLSAVNTEKRFITKGYASGGKDYVTKPVDPEILLLKVKTFYNLQEQNIEMKKTQQSLQLEVKGRRESQVTMKSQIDHFHLMLEGLPQIAFTLNDKGIIDFVNGRWYQYSTSDKNFPETFPDDLDIKEQFEISRKNGKSLQLETRIKNIESGEYRYHLLRISPVYEGNHVKNWVGTFTDIDDQKRVENEKDEFLSIASHELKTPLTSIKAYVQLLERKLKLDKDSAEAGYVTKVQDQIEKLNSLISDLLDVSKIENGKLKINRKPSNLEKIIENAIETILQTHDENKVKIQRHGEIPDILIPFDEIRIEQVLINFLTNAIKYSPQNNQVIVTTFVDDDQVKVSVTDFGIGIPDFKQKAVFQKFYRVEESSLQFQGMGIGLYICSEIIKQHHGTIGLSSIVNEGSTFYFTLPLN from the coding sequence ATGATCTTAATTGTCGATGATAACCAAAACAATATTTACTCATTAAAGAAACTATTAGAATCCAAAGATTTTCAGGTAGATACTGCTAATTCCGGTGAAGAAGCATTAGGGAAAGCATTGAAAAATGATTATGCCCTAATTATTCTCGATGTTCAGATGCCGGGAATGGATGGTTTTGAGGTAGCTGAAATATTTGCAGGTTATAGTAAAACGAAAGAAATTCCTATTATATTTCTTTCAGCGGTAAATACAGAAAAGAGATTTATCACCAAAGGATATGCTTCCGGAGGTAAGGACTATGTCACCAAGCCGGTAGATCCCGAAATTCTTTTACTGAAAGTTAAAACATTTTATAATCTGCAGGAGCAGAATATTGAAATGAAAAAAACTCAGCAGAGTTTACAGCTTGAGGTAAAAGGAAGAAGAGAGTCACAGGTTACTATGAAGTCTCAGATTGATCACTTTCATCTGATGCTGGAAGGCTTGCCGCAAATTGCATTTACGTTGAATGATAAAGGGATCATCGATTTTGTCAACGGCAGATGGTATCAGTATTCAACATCTGATAAAAACTTCCCCGAAACTTTTCCTGATGATTTAGATATAAAGGAGCAATTTGAAATTTCAAGGAAAAATGGAAAATCACTTCAGCTTGAGACGCGGATAAAAAATATTGAATCCGGAGAATACAGGTATCATTTATTGAGAATATCACCGGTTTATGAAGGTAACCATGTCAAAAACTGGGTAGGAACATTTACGGATATTGATGATCAGAAGAGGGTAGAAAATGAGAAAGATGAATTCCTGAGTATTGCCAGTCATGAACTGAAAACTCCTCTTACAAGCATTAAAGCGTATGTTCAGTTGTTGGAACGCAAGCTAAAACTTGACAAAGACAGTGCAGAAGCAGGATATGTAACCAAGGTCCAGGATCAGATCGAAAAATTGAACAGCCTTATAAGTGACTTACTGGATGTCTCTAAAATTGAGAACGGGAAGCTGAAGATCAACAGGAAACCTTCCAATCTTGAGAAGATAATTGAAAATGCTATCGAAACCATACTTCAGACTCATGATGAAAATAAGGTAAAAATCCAGCGTCACGGGGAAATACCGGATATCCTTATTCCGTTTGATGAAATTCGTATAGAGCAGGTATTGATCAATTTCCTGACCAATGCCATCAAATATTCACCACAAAATAACCAGGTTATTGTCACTACATTTGTAGATGATGACCAGGTAAAAGTAAGTGTTACCGATTTTGGAATCGGGATTCCTGATTTTAAACAAAAGGCAGTATTCCAGAAATTTTATCGTGTAGAAGAATCGTCACTACAATTTCAGGGAATGGGAATAGGCTTGTATATCTGTTCAGAGATCATCAAGCAGCACCATGGAACAATCGGATTATCAAGTATTGTCAATGAAGGTTCCACATTTTACTTCACTTTACCCTTAAACTAA
- a CDS encoding response regulator, protein MPQKVIRNLQFGVGLSLLILIASSVASYWSIQKQMENRESLSRTRRSITAVKDILISLLDAETANRGYQLTGKQNFLEPYNRSVAAYPKAIAYAKSLDIKDKAQLKRLADLEYNVNTNIGNLKQFVENRSKGIVMTQDQLILSKSYMDKCRKIVSDFVRYEEIQLEIKNKDLNRSSNTTVIFIIFSALAAIVVTTFFYLKLRSDLLRRDKLEKELKAKDLEITKRVSAIQQIANRVANGDYSQRAVDNVQDDLGDLVESLNNMTDSLKKSFDKINRSDWHQKGLALLNESLVGNKSVKEVVTNSLNHIIEYGGGTNGAIYLLDEGKLFLNSAVALEDNMKKSFEPGEGMVGQVFLQKKTKVYNDLNDEDFAATFASSKLKINGLVVIPITLDRQSIGVLEVGSTTNFDQDKINYFADSCRNIATAISAAKGREKEQRLLEETQAQSEELQVQHAELENLNTELEAQTQKLQASEEELKVQQEELMQTNAELEERSKLLEEKNHLIAERNIEIQKKAEELALSTQYKSEFLANMSHELRTPLNSILLLSRLMVENPEENLNEDQVESAKVIQSSGRSLLTLIDEILDLAKIESGKMVLEYDDVALEDVVNDLRNLFNPLVNEKGIRFDLEIEEGLQKSIETDRLRLDQVLRNLLSNAFKFTQEGSVGLFIKKDPKNKDFITFSVKDTGIGIPEDKQRIIFEAFQQADGSTQRKFGGTGLGLSISREIAKLLGGELSLTSVVNEGSEFSLTIPVKAVSETVQVSLDKELVEIIKEDVEEIKNIAGYEEEPEQPLTVLEIPEEIADDRDNITEDDKVILIIEDDTNFAKALLKYAHRQNYKGVVVVRGDHGLSAALQYHPLAILLDIQLPVKDGWQVMHELKSNPKTKPIPVHMMSSLHIKKQESIMRGAIDFINKPVALEQMTDVFKKIEEALRKSPQKVLIVEENAKHASALSYFLSNFDISLAVKDNVEDSIKALTEAEVDCVILDVGPARGKGYKIIESIKSYEGLENLPIIIFTENNLSSSDELKIKQYADSIVVKTAHSYQRILDEVGLFLHLVEEKSTEAPRNKNLGSLTEVLSGKKILITDDDVRNIFSLTKTLEKYKVEVILAMDGKQALEQIKEHPDIDAVLMDMMMPEMDGYETIQEIRKKQAFSRLPIIAVTAKSMIGDREKCITAGASDYISKPVDVDQLLSLLRVWLYES, encoded by the coding sequence ATGCCACAAAAAGTTATAAGAAATCTGCAATTTGGAGTCGGGCTTTCGCTGTTAATTTTAATAGCAAGTTCCGTAGCATCGTACTGGAGCATTCAGAAACAGATGGAAAACCGCGAAAGCCTTTCCCGTACAAGAAGATCCATTACTGCAGTAAAAGATATATTAATTTCCCTTCTGGATGCAGAAACTGCCAACAGAGGATACCAGCTTACCGGCAAGCAAAATTTTCTGGAACCCTATAACAGAAGCGTTGCAGCCTATCCTAAAGCAATTGCCTATGCTAAATCCTTAGACATTAAAGATAAGGCACAGCTAAAGCGTTTGGCGGATCTGGAATATAATGTGAACACGAATATCGGTAACCTTAAGCAATTTGTTGAAAACAGGAGCAAAGGAATCGTAATGACGCAGGATCAGCTTATTTTAAGCAAATCCTATATGGACAAATGCAGAAAGATCGTTAGTGATTTTGTACGGTATGAAGAAATTCAGCTTGAAATAAAAAACAAAGATCTTAACCGTTCCTCAAACACCACTGTTATTTTTATCATTTTTTCAGCACTTGCAGCCATAGTGGTAACTACTTTCTTTTATCTTAAATTAAGAAGTGACCTTCTCCGCAGAGATAAGCTTGAAAAAGAGCTGAAAGCAAAAGATCTGGAAATCACAAAACGGGTAAGTGCAATCCAGCAGATTGCCAATAGAGTTGCCAACGGAGACTATAGTCAAAGGGCTGTGGATAATGTACAGGATGATCTTGGAGATCTTGTGGAATCACTGAATAATATGACGGACTCCCTAAAGAAATCCTTTGATAAAATAAACAGAAGCGACTGGCACCAGAAAGGATTGGCTTTACTGAATGAATCTCTGGTTGGGAATAAGTCTGTTAAAGAGGTTGTTACCAATTCCCTGAATCATATTATCGAATACGGAGGAGGAACCAATGGTGCCATCTACCTGCTTGATGAAGGTAAATTATTCCTGAACAGTGCTGTAGCGCTGGAAGATAATATGAAAAAATCTTTCGAACCGGGAGAAGGAATGGTAGGACAGGTCTTTCTTCAGAAGAAAACAAAGGTATATAACGACCTTAATGACGAAGATTTTGCGGCAACATTTGCCAGCAGCAAATTAAAGATTAATGGACTCGTAGTAATCCCTATTACTCTGGACAGGCAGAGTATCGGAGTTTTGGAAGTAGGCTCAACCACAAATTTCGATCAGGATAAAATCAATTATTTCGCAGATAGCTGCAGGAATATAGCAACTGCCATAAGTGCGGCAAAAGGTCGTGAAAAGGAACAGCGTTTATTGGAAGAGACGCAGGCACAATCAGAAGAACTTCAGGTACAGCATGCAGAACTTGAAAACCTGAATACTGAACTCGAGGCGCAGACACAAAAGCTTCAGGCTTCAGAAGAAGAACTGAAAGTTCAGCAGGAAGAGCTTATGCAGACGAATGCAGAACTGGAAGAGCGTTCAAAATTACTGGAAGAAAAAAATCACCTCATTGCAGAACGTAATATAGAGATCCAGAAAAAAGCGGAAGAACTGGCTTTAAGTACGCAGTACAAATCAGAATTTTTAGCCAATATGTCGCATGAGTTGAGGACTCCTCTTAATTCTATCCTGCTTCTTTCCCGTTTAATGGTAGAGAACCCGGAAGAAAATCTCAATGAGGACCAGGTAGAGTCAGCGAAAGTAATCCAGAGTTCAGGAAGAAGTTTGCTAACATTGATCGATGAGATCCTGGATCTTGCTAAAATTGAATCCGGGAAAATGGTTCTGGAATATGATGACGTTGCCCTGGAAGATGTGGTGAATGACCTGCGAAACCTGTTCAATCCTTTGGTTAATGAAAAAGGGATCAGATTTGACCTTGAAATAGAAGAAGGTCTTCAAAAGTCTATAGAAACGGACCGGTTACGATTGGATCAGGTTTTACGTAACCTGCTTTCCAATGCTTTCAAATTTACACAGGAAGGAAGCGTGGGGCTGTTCATTAAAAAAGATCCTAAAAATAAAGACTTTATTACCTTCAGCGTAAAAGATACGGGAATCGGAATTCCGGAAGATAAGCAAAGAATTATTTTTGAAGCATTCCAGCAGGCAGACGGATCTACCCAGCGTAAATTCGGTGGGACAGGTTTAGGATTATCCATAAGCCGTGAGATTGCCAAATTATTGGGTGGGGAATTATCGCTTACCAGTGTTGTTAACGAAGGAAGTGAATTTAGTTTAACGATTCCGGTAAAAGCGGTCTCAGAAACGGTCCAGGTATCACTTGATAAAGAATTGGTAGAGATCATAAAAGAAGATGTAGAGGAGATTAAGAACATTGCAGGATATGAAGAAGAACCGGAACAACCGCTTACGGTTTTGGAAATTCCTGAAGAAATAGCAGATGACCGGGATAATATTACGGAGGATGACAAAGTTATATTGATCATCGAAGACGATACCAACTTTGCAAAGGCACTTCTGAAGTATGCCCACAGACAAAATTATAAAGGAGTAGTGGTTGTAAGAGGAGACCATGGGCTCTCTGCAGCATTACAATATCATCCTTTAGCTATCTTACTCGATATTCAGCTGCCGGTAAAAGATGGATGGCAGGTAATGCATGAGTTGAAATCCAACCCAAAAACCAAACCTATTCCGGTGCACATGATGTCTTCGTTGCATATTAAAAAGCAGGAAAGTATCATGAGAGGAGCCATTGACTTTATCAATAAGCCTGTGGCCCTTGAACAGATGACGGATGTATTTAAAAAAATTGAAGAAGCCCTTCGAAAATCACCTCAAAAAGTTCTTATTGTAGAGGAGAATGCTAAACATGCCAGCGCATTGTCATATTTCTTAAGCAATTTTGATATTTCTCTGGCGGTGAAAGATAATGTGGAGGACAGTATAAAGGCGCTTACGGAAGCTGAGGTAGATTGTGTTATCCTGGATGTGGGACCGGCAAGAGGAAAAGGATATAAGATCATAGAATCAATCAAAAGCTATGAAGGCCTTGAAAATCTTCCGATCATTATTTTTACAGAAAACAACCTGTCTTCCTCTGATGAGTTGAAGATCAAACAATATGCTGACTCTATTGTTGTTAAAACGGCACATTCATACCAAAGGATATTGGATGAAGTCGGTTTATTCTTACATTTGGTTGAAGAGAAAAGTACAGAAGCACCGCGAAACAAAAATCTCGGATCACTTACTGAAGTATTAAGTGGAAAGAAGATTCTGATTACGGATGATGACGTACGGAATATATTTTCACTAACCAAAACGTTGGAAAAATACAAAGTAGAAGTCATCCTTGCGATGGATGGGAAGCAGGCTTTAGAACAGATTAAAGAACATCCGGATATTGATGCTGTTTTGATGGACATGATGATGCCGGAAATGGATGGCTATGAAACCATACAGGAAATAAGAAAAAAACAGGCGTTCAGCAGATTACCGATCATTGCCGTTACGGCAAAATCCATGATAGGCGACCGTGAAAAGTGCATTACCGCCGGGGCATCAGATTATATATCAAAGCCTGTGGATGTAGATCAGTTATTATCTTTGTTGCGTGTTTGGTTATATGAAAGCTAA
- a CDS encoding response regulator, producing the protein MKKKILIVDDDPRNIFALKLTLKARGYQMESCTMAQEAIELLQKDDRIGVVLMDMMMPEMDGYEAIRIIRETPSISKVPIIAVTAQAMKEDRQKCLDVGAQDYVKKPIDVDLLLTAIEKLS; encoded by the coding sequence ATGAAAAAAAAGATTTTGATCGTGGATGACGATCCGCGAAACATATTTGCACTTAAACTTACTCTGAAAGCCAGAGGATATCAAATGGAGAGCTGTACAATGGCGCAGGAAGCCATTGAACTTTTACAGAAAGACGACCGGATCGGGGTTGTATTGATGGATATGATGATGCCGGAAATGGATGGTTATGAAGCCATCAGGATTATCCGCGAAACGCCTTCGATCAGTAAGGTTCCCATTATTGCCGTGACGGCACAAGCCATGAAGGAAGACCGCCAGAAATGTCTTGATGTTGGAGCACAGGATTATGTGAAAAAGCCTATCGATGTCGATCTTTTATTAACTGCCATTGAAAAACTATCGTAG